The window TcggtgggaggggagaggaagtcTCCAGTGCCCCTACATaaacaaaaggagagagataTGTTTTTCTTCTATGTTTGTGAAAGATTTCTATGCTCTATTTTAGGCTCATAATTTTGAATGGAAAGTGATTAtatcaaagaaaacttttctGCCAAAgtaagtatattttatttatttttttattttttaaaatttattttatttttaatttaggaataaaacaagaatttctataacataataaGTACAATGAGAAAGATAACTGCTCATCTTCAATGTTCTCATAgtcaaaggggagagggagatagaAGTAAATAACTAGATAAATACAAGATCTCAATGGAATGAACAGAAGACAACCTGAGATAAGAGGGTACTAAAagttgcaggggtcctcaaactttttaaatagggggccagtttattTAGAGATttattgtccctcagactgttggagagctggactatagtgaaaacaaaaactttgttttgtgggcttttaaataaagaaatttcatagccctgggtgagggggataaacgtcctcagctgctgcatctggccccctgccgtagtttgaggacctctgataGAGGAACCAGGAACCTGCTTGAGAAGATGAGATTTAAACTGAAAGAAGTGGTGAGAACCAAGTGAGAGGTGAGGAGCAAGAACATTCAAGCTTGAGctacatgtatattatatgacttgcctaaataaaacactattacTATCATACATGGAGTGTAATCTCATATGTTATTGACtaccatataatattgatgtttttcagttgtgtctgattcttcatgaccccattcagGGTTTTAACAGATGACCTTGACTGGCTAACCATTTTCTTCcagaattcattttatagataaggaaactgaggcaaataggattaaatgatttcttattaaatgtcagaggccagagttgaattcaggaagacgAGTGTTTCTGATTCCAACCCTATTATCCCATGTATtccactacctagctgccttacTAGCACAGTATCAAACAATTATGCCAACATCCTGGATGGTTGTGATGATGATAGAATAAAATTTCACTACTTCAGATTATCCTCAAAAGTGGTGTGGAGGTTAGGGGATTGAGATGAGCTAGAAGTCTATATTATAAAACGCAAAAAAGACTTCTTTGATGGACTTATTTCAGGAACAAAATGACCTTAGGCACAAGGAAGAATGTACActgttttaaaacaataaaacattttatttgatacTGGAACTCATAAAACAAAGGCTACATAACTACTTCTTACATTTATTGCAATGAGAATTCCTTTCAGGCTTGAATTGCATTGATGATGTTTTATGAAGGATTTTTCAACTCTTAGgtttttagattttgtttttcctcatgtTTGTAAAAATAGAGCAAGTGGTAGAAAAAATGAGATGTCACTGTTTGATAGAAtaagaactggatttggagtcagatcaTCTTGGACAAACCACATCTACTCCCTGAAGctcatttttcttgtcttaaCAATAAAAGAGTTGAACTCATTAATGAGTGAGTTAATGATGAAGCAATAACCCTATAATTCTTTGATACACTAGGTAAATAGAGAACTGATTAATGGAATTTCATTAATCATAAACAAGAATGGCTTTATGGCCCAATAgtgtaattaatttttaaaatttaatttaatgtaacatttatttcaaaatgatttcCTATCCAGTACTTCCATATTTTGTACAGAGCTTGGTAGACATTTGTTGAAGATGGATGTGGATAAAATCTCCTTTACTAGTGAAAATGGCAGGTACTGAGCCTCTCTGAAGCTAGCTGGGCTAGTCTTTGGAGGGTAGTGTTGAAGTCAGAGACATGGGATATACTTGAAACCTTTTTGGGCTAGTAGGGAACACCATCTTCTTAAAGATGTTGATCATTCAAAGTCACCTCCATTGAAATAAGAACCATTTCAAATTTCTGCTGGTGCTAAGGTTTACTTAAATGATAGGCAGAGATGAACAAATTAGACAATAGGCAAATTTTACTACTGTTGATTGGTATAGTGTATCCAATCATGCAATGtttgcttttcatttgttttatctaGATATGGGCAATGGCACTTCTGAACCACTTCTCCATGGCAGATGAAACCCTCTACAGGCATGGAGAAAGACAACCACACTGTAACTGAATTTATTCTTCTTGGTTTTTCCCAGGATCCTGTGATGCAGCTCATCCTgtttgtaatttttctcattGTATACTCTATGACACTGATGGGGAATATTACTTTGATAGTATTAATCTATACTGACTCCCGGCTGCACACTCCCATGTATTTCTTCATTGGGAATCTGTCTTTTCTGGATCTCTGGTATTCCTCTGTTTATACTCCTAAAATCATGGTGACCTGTATCTCTGAGGATAAAAGCATCTCCTTTGCTGGATGTTTGGCTCAGTTCTTTTTCTCAGCAGGACTAGCATATAGTGAATGCTACCTGTTGGCAGCCATGGCATATGACCGCTATGTAGCCATCTCCAACCCACTGCTCTATGCTCAGGCCATGTCTAGATGGTTATGCATGTGTCTGGTTGGCATTTCCTACATTGGTGGTTTTGTTAACGCTATCATACTTACTAGCAATACATTCACTCTGAATTTCTGTGGGGATAATGTTATTGATGATTTCTTCTGTGATGTCCCACCTTTGATAAAGCTGGCGTGTGATGTGAAGGACAGTTACCAGGAAGTGCTTTACTTCCTCTTGGCTTCCAATGTCATCACTCCTACTGCACTAATCCTGGCTTCCTATCTCTTCATCATTGCTGCCATCTTGAGGATTCGCTCTACACAGGGTCGACTCAAAGCCTTTTCTACTTGttcctctcatttgatttctgtTACCTTATACTATGGCTctattctttacatttattctcgCCCAAGTTCCAGCTATTCTCTGGAACGGGACAAAATTGTCTCTACATTTTACACTGTGCTCTTCCCCATGTTGAACCCCATGATCTATAGCCTGAGGAACAAGGATGTCAAAGAAGCCCTAAAGAAATTCTGCAAAATGACAACTTCCTAAATTTGGAGAAAACATTGTGTTTTCCTCTAAA of the Sarcophilus harrisii chromosome 6, mSarHar1.11, whole genome shotgun sequence genome contains:
- the LOC116419960 gene encoding olfactory receptor 1013-like, which encodes MKPSTGMEKDNHTVTEFILLGFSQDPVMQLILFVIFLIVYSMTLMGNITLIVLIYTDSRLHTPMYFFIGNLSFLDLWYSSVYTPKIMVTCISEDKSISFAGCLAQFFFSAGLAYSECYLLAAMAYDRYVAISNPLLYAQAMSRWLCMCLVGISYIGGFVNAIILTSNTFTLNFCGDNVIDDFFCDVPPLIKLACDVKDSYQEVLYFLLASNVITPTALILASYLFIIAAILRIRSTQGRLKAFSTCSSHLISVTLYYGSILYIYSRPSSSYSLERDKIVSTFYTVLFPMLNPMIYSLRNKDVKEALKKFCKMTTS